The Bacteriovorax sp. Seq25_V genome window below encodes:
- a CDS encoding NAD(P)/FAD-dependent oxidoreductase, with translation MDRKDVTIIGAGMGGLFSGALWAKHGHQVQIYESHYASGGCAGYFKRKEGYYDVGATTLSGLKKNRPLDILLRELKIKLDVEKLDNAIVILHPEFKFNFFADINKLANELDKNFKIHSLPFLKSLIKKEEMLWECLNIFNTFPKINPIQIFNFLFSKNCKLILTPKIFTKSFFEILPNDWKNNQSLIALIDQILLISTQQKSKECPAFIGILGFLYPRDTYHLKGGMRTLCLELENFIAKNNGVINFRHKVISTQQKKQGHRITTDKNDFETDILISATMPGLISKKLQKEQKWTALTSYLYFTQEKLTNSHYQIHLDQYQSSILETDSIFISASDVMDTKRSTKGHQLVTISTHAKKKLITIEMKENFKKVIIDIFKKYFNIEEDEIFFDSVASSKTFEHFTQRPQGEVGGIIIRNIFDVFSLPSNTLNKNTYLVGDYTFPGQGIVAIARGALNTLKL, from the coding sequence ATGGATAGAAAAGATGTGACTATTATTGGCGCTGGAATGGGAGGGCTATTTAGTGGAGCCCTGTGGGCCAAGCACGGCCATCAAGTTCAAATCTATGAATCACACTATGCCAGTGGTGGTTGCGCAGGATACTTTAAAAGAAAAGAAGGATACTACGATGTAGGAGCAACAACACTTAGTGGACTTAAGAAAAATCGCCCGCTGGACATCCTTCTTCGTGAGCTAAAAATAAAGCTCGACGTAGAAAAACTAGATAATGCAATAGTTATCCTACATCCAGAATTTAAATTTAATTTCTTTGCTGATATAAATAAACTTGCCAATGAGCTTGACAAGAATTTTAAAATTCATAGTCTTCCCTTTCTAAAATCACTTATAAAAAAAGAGGAAATGCTTTGGGAGTGCCTAAATATTTTCAATACATTTCCAAAAATAAATCCAATTCAAATTTTTAATTTTTTATTTTCAAAAAACTGTAAGCTAATATTAACACCGAAAATATTCACAAAGAGTTTTTTTGAAATTCTTCCAAACGATTGGAAAAACAATCAAAGTCTCATTGCACTCATTGATCAAATACTTCTGATCTCAACTCAGCAAAAGTCAAAAGAGTGCCCGGCCTTCATTGGAATTCTGGGCTTCCTTTATCCTCGCGATACATATCATTTAAAAGGAGGAATGCGTACTCTTTGCCTCGAATTAGAGAACTTCATCGCTAAAAATAATGGGGTCATCAATTTTCGTCACAAAGTCATTTCGACCCAGCAAAAAAAACAGGGTCATCGCATTACAACTGATAAGAATGACTTTGAAACAGATATTTTAATTTCTGCGACTATGCCTGGTTTAATTTCAAAAAAACTTCAAAAAGAACAAAAGTGGACAGCTCTCACTTCTTATCTTTATTTCACGCAAGAGAAACTGACTAACAGTCACTATCAAATTCACCTTGACCAATATCAAAGTAGTATTCTTGAGACAGACTCAATTTTTATCTCGGCCAGTGATGTCATGGACACAAAGAGATCGACCAAGGGACATCAGTTAGTAACCATTTCAACCCATGCAAAAAAGAAACTAATAACTATTGAGATGAAAGAAAATTTTAAGAAAGTTATTATAGATATTTTCAAAAAGTATTTTAATATTGAGGAAGATGAAATTTTCTTTGATAGTGTTGCCTCCTCAAAAACATTTGAACATTTCACCCAAAGGCCACAGGGTGAAGTTGGAGGCATTATAATCAGAAACATTTTTGATGTTTTTTCTCTTCCCTCCAACACCTTGAATAAAAACACCTATCTTGTTGGAGATTATACTTTCCCAGGTCAAGGAATTGTCGCCATTGCAAGAGGCGCATTAAACACATTAAAACTTTAG